In Lolium rigidum isolate FL_2022 chromosome 3, APGP_CSIRO_Lrig_0.1, whole genome shotgun sequence, the genomic window TTTGAATACGAAGACTGTTCATCTTCGGCTGCTGCCTGTTCGGTTCACCTCCCTGGCCCTTCATTTCATCTCCTCGCGTGGCCTGTTCAGCTCCTCTCTCTGTGCCTATAAAAGAGGTCGCTCCTCTCCAGAGATACACGATGAGACACAACACCATATGCGCCTACCACTCGGTTCCAGAGCTTTGCGCCGCCGCTCaagacttctccatcccgtctaccggcgtgcaccgctggacgggaccgcaggcctccggaaccccgtctcttgtgatcctgtacgggagagaggcgttaaggtttttggggagcgctctagCGCGACTACTGACTTCGACATCGACACGGAGGCCGACGACTACTTTcccaacgacgacttcttccccgacatcagcaaCCTCTTCAGCGACATGGCTCTCAACGGCGACAACACCACCGCTGGTTCCTCTTCTGGACTGTATGTGTTCTTGCCTTCCTTTTATGAGATCATGATGTTCTTCCTTCTACTAGCAACATGTTCAGGCTCATTGTCAGAAAACACATTGCTCTTATCAATCTGTTTAGACTTGTTGCTCCTTTATtctatggtgatttgcatgactagtttagtctcaaactttttagtcatgttttatctactcgttttctttgattaaatcatggggaaatttgctaatatattcaacaatccaaaaaccttataggcATTATTCCCCGGTTAGCTTTGCTTCATCTCTTAAGCCTCCTCCTTTCGAGGGCGtgaattacaagaggtggcgtgcGAGAGCTATTCTCTGGCCTACAACCATGAGATGCTTTGATGCCACTAAGGGCAAGCCTGAAGGAGAGCTTACTCCCCTCGAGGAGAAAGCTTTTGAGGATGCCGACACCCTTCTGAGGGGTGCTATCATCAGCGTTCTTGGCGAGAACATTGTTGACTCGTATTTGTCCATCTCTACGGGCAAGGATATGTGGGACGCAATCGAGGCCAAGTTTGGGGTCTCGGATGCGGGCAGTGAACTGTATGTCATGGAACAGTTTTATGACTTCAAGATGACTAATGAGCGCTCCATCGttgaacaggctcatgagatataGTCCATTGCTAAGAAACTTGAGAAGTTGACTTGTGTGTTGCCGGACAAGTTTATTGCCGGAGGTATCATTGCCAaggttcctccttcatggaggaatttTGCTGCTTCTATGAAGCACAAGAGACAAGAGTTCTCCACTACGGATCTCATTGGGTCTCTTGACGTGGAAGAAAAGgcaagggcaaaagacaaacgtgctcgaggtgttgagggaggttctagtgccaacttggtacagaagaagaacttccaatcctacaagtccaagaacaagaaTAAGTATGATGGCAAAGGAAAATTTGATGGGAAGAACAAGGCCTCACAATTTACCAATTTCAAAAGGAAGACCGATAAGAAGAAAGGAGTATGCCACGTCTGTGGTGATCCTGATCATTGGGCTCCCAATTTCCcaaaccgctttgacaagcgtcagcaaggaaAGGGCGGCAAGACGGCCAATGTTGTCATTGGGGACACTGAGATGAAGGATGCTGGGTATGGTATATTTCCTACTATCCTTTCAATATGTCATTCTCCTGAATGGTGGATTGACATAGGTGCCAATGTACACGTTTGTGCTGATATctccatgttttcttcttatcaggtcgcagggACTTCCTCCGTGTTGATGGGCAACGGCTCGCATGCTacggttcgtggtgttggtacggtcgatctgaagttcacttcggggaagatcgtgcgcctgaagaacgtgcatcatgtcccttctatcaataaaaatcttgttagcggatcgctttcgtgtcgtgatggctacaagattgtgtttgagtccaataaatttgttgtgtcaaaatttggaacctttgttggtaaaggctatgagtgcggaggtttGTTCCGCCTATCCCTGTCAGACGTTTGTAATAAAGTTGTTAATCATATTTGCACCAACATTGAGACAAATGTTCGGCATTCAcgtctttgtcatgttaattttggttgtatgacgcggctagcTAAACTGAATTTAATCCCGAGTTTCACTAATGTAAAGGGTTCTAAGTGTCAAGTGTGTGTTCAAGCTAAGCAACCTCGCAAGTCTCATACGGCTGCGGAGGTAAGAaatttggcacctctagaactaatACATTCAGATATTTgcaagatgaatggtgtgttgacaaaaggtggaaagaaatacttcatgacgttgattgatgactcaactagatattgttatgtgtatcttctGAAATCGAAAGATGAGGCATTAAGtttcttcaaaatctataaagctgaaacggaaaatcaacttgaacgaaagatcaagcggcttaggtccgatcgtggtggagagtatttctcCAATGAGTTTGACtcattttgtgcggaacatggtataatccatgagaggacgcctccctactcacctcagtcaaatggggtggccgaaagaaagaaccgcactctaactgatttggttaacgccatgttagacacGTCGGGTCTCTCGAAGgtatggtggggggaggcgatattgactgcgtgtcatgtcctaaaccgagttCCCACAAAGAATAAGGAGATAACTCCATTCGAAGAATGGGAGAAGAAAagattgaaactctcttacctacggacttggggatgtttggctaaagtcaatgtgccaatacccaagaagcgcaagcttggaccaaaaactgttgattgtgtttttctgggctatgcttttcatagcattggctatagacacttgatagtaaagtctgaggtatccgacatgcatgttggtacaatcatggagtcgaatgatgcgaatttctttgaggatatatttcccatGAAGGATATGCCCAACTCATCGAATCAGGGGATGCCTAGTACATCTATCCAAGAATTCGCTACCATTCCTGAATCCACCATTCCGATAGAACACCTTGAGAATCCCGAggaggataacaatgaatctcctaaaaggagtaagagacagaggactgtgaagtcctttggtaatgatttcattgtgtatctcgtggatgacactcccacttctatttcagaagcctatgcatctccagatgctgactactggaaggaagctgtccgaagtgagatggattccattttggctaatggaacttgggagattactaatcgtccttatgggtgcaaacccgtaggatgtaaatgggtgtttaagaagaagcttaggcctgatggtacaattgaaaagtacaaggcacggcttgtggccaagggttatacccaaaaggaaggtgaagacttctttgatacgtactcacctgtagctagattgactaccattagagtactactatcactggctccctcatacggtcttctcattcatcaaatggatgttaagacagactttcctaaatggagagttggatgaggaaatttacatggaccagccaggatggatttgtagtaaatggtcaagaaggaaaggtgtgcaaattgttgaagtctttatatggtctcaagcaagcacctagcgagtggcatgagaagttcgaaagaactttaactgctgaaggctttgttgtaaatgaagctgataaatgtgtgtactatcgccatggtgggggcgaagtagTCATTCTTTGCTTATACGTCGATGACATACTCGATTTTCGGAACCAACCTGAATATCATCAAGAAGACCAAGGATTTCTTATCTcgctgttttgagatgaaggatcttggggtagctgatgtaatcttaaacatcaagctattgaaggatgacaatggtgggattacattacTTCAATCTCACTCTGTGGAAAAGATCTTGAGTCGTTTTGGGTATAGCGATTGCAAGTCttgtccaacgccttatgatcctagtgttctGCTTAGGAAGAATAAAGAGACTGCTAGAAATCAACTGAGATATTATCAGATTATTGGCTCACTTATGTATTTGGctagcgctacgaggcctgacatcGCCTTTGCTGTGAGCAAACTTAGTCGATTTGTATCAAATCCTGGCGATGATCATCGGCATGCTCTTGAAAGAGTGATGCACTATCTAAAGGGCacctgcgagttatggcattcactatactcggGTATCCCGGGGTACTAGAGGGCTATAGTGACTCAAACTGGATTTCGATGCTTGATGAGATTAAGGCCACTAGTGGATATGTAtttacacttggtggtggcgtcgtttcttggaagtcttgcaagcagaccatcttaacgaggtcaacaatggaagcagaactcacagcattagacacagccactgttgaagcagagtggctccgtgaactcttgatgaacttacccgtggttgagaaaccaatacccgctatcccAATGAATCGTGATAATCAAGCTGTGATCATCAAGGTTAacgagttctaaggataatatgaagtcatcaaggcatgtgaagaggagattaaaatctgtcggaaaaatgagaaactccggagttattgcattggattatatccatacgtctagaaatcgtgcagaccccttcacaaagggtctatcacgtaacgtgatagataatgcatcaaaggagatgggtatgagacccaccgtTTAAGTtgtccatagtggtaacccattctatgtgatcggagatcccgtgaattagaactgggagacaagctgtATGTCAACTGAGAGGAAAGTATCCTTACTCCTTGTATGATACCACTCCATAAAAGATGCAATACTTTCCTAATCCGCACGGTAGGCtgatttatcttaatgtgttctaagttgcTTATTTAAGCACGGATGTTGTCCCGCAGAACATccgttgaagaacacacctatatgagtttggTTGTTAAAACGTCGCaacctatgagagttgggtgctttctaataaactcatgaaaggccatgGAGTATGACGCATAAGCTCCACCCGCGGGGAAGCCCATGCGACGGCCTAGTACCGGTCAAGGCTCTTTGTGAAGCTAGATTAGCAGAAAACTTGcagttcaaggcttagtccattgttcaagtagcagtctagtgtagcatagagttctggtgaaagttcaacttaacagtcttcaCTATAGtatcggtatataaaacaatgtttcggaaccaaaggcaaattctatgtgcctctaggatctggtgggggattgttggaattttggcccatattggaccaacacaataaatattccagaaattcctaataaatcctagaggcccacgtggcccattcatgcatggcaggggtgggacaaaagtttagtcccacgttgctagttgaagaagagttggagcagcttataaggagagctcttcataccatttgtatgagagaaataataggaggaaataggagctgaccacacgcgcgctcctcctccgacgacgccgccgctcgctcgcctcgtcacgacacgtcgcgccgcgggttgcgggaatgcctcgagccgagagcctCTCTCTCTTTATTTTTGCCACTCACGAATGGGTATATGAACAGACGCAAGAATCTGAAACGTTTCTTTTAGTGGGTTTTGAATACGAAGACTGTTCAGCTTCGGCTGCTGCCTGTTCGGTTCACCTCCCTGGCCCTTCGTTTCATCTTCTCGCGTGGCCTGTTCAGCTCCTCTCTCTCTGTGCCTATAAAAGAGGTCGCTCCTCTCCAGAGATACACGACGAGACACATCACCATATGCGCCTACCACTCGGTTCCAGAGCTTTGCGCCGCCGCTCAAGATTTCTCCATCCCGTCTACCGGCGTGCACCGCTGGACGGGACAGCAGGCCTCCGGACCCCCgtctcttgtgatcctgtacgggagagaggcgataaggtttttggggagcgctctagCGCGACTGCTGACTTCGACATCGACATGGAGGCCGACGACTACTTTCCAAACGACAACTTCTTCTCCGACATCAGCAACCTCTTCAGCGACATGGCTCTCAACGGCGACAACACCACCGTTGGTTCCTCTTCTGGACCGTATGTGTTCTTGCCTTCCTTTTATGAGATCATGATGTTCTTCCTTCTCCTAGCAACATGTTCAGGCTCATTGTCAGAAACACATTGCTCCTATCAATCTGTTTAGACTTGTTGCTCCTTTATtctatggtgatttgcatgactagtttagtctcaaactttttagtcatgttttatctactgttttctttgattaaatcatggggaaatttgctaatatattcaacaatcactggcttcatggccgccgcccgccggcgccgGTTGCGGCATGTCCCCTCTCCACGCGCTCCACGACGAGCTCAAGCCCGTGCTCCTCGACCCACCGTGACTCCCTGGACCTTCTCGACCACCCCTTCCTCAGCGACCATGTGAGCACCTCCGCGTGGATTCCAAATACCGTAGCACCCACCCCGCCACCCTCGCTCGTATAGTCAATAGTCGTACTCCCCATCCTTCCGCAGCGGCGAATCCCACCACCCGCTCCCTTAAATCTCTCTGTCGCAGGCGCCTGCCTCTGCCCTCCTCGCCCGCCGCGCCCTCCCAGGACCCCAAGACCACCGGCGGCGTTTTCCCTGAAACTCGCGCACCACCGACACCTTCCTCGGCAACCCGCACAACCGGTGCGCCACTCTACCGCCCCTGCACGCAAGCGCCAACGAAGAGCGATGCATAGCCGTTGGCGGCCTGGATGGGTCGTGATGACGATGGAGGCGGCGTTGGGGCATTGCGGCGACGAGACGGGACGGGAAGGAGAGGGTGGAGGCAGAGGTTGGAGATGACACCTTTATCCCTTTGCTATTATTTTCAATTTAGCCCTGttatttcttattatttaaaaatattttaagTACACGATCAGGACCTGACAGATGGGCTCAGTAACTCACCACGTCATCCAATACACAGACCAAACAGCACCAGTGACCGTGTGTGACACACCAACTCGTATTGAGTGACTGTAAAATTGTATTTCCTATGTACAATGACCAGTGTGATTTTGGTCAACAAGTTCAAGTACTGTTAATGGATTTTACTCTAAAATGCGCCAAGTGGCTTTcccctcaatttttttttttggctagcGCAGATATATTTTTACAGTTTTGCAAAGCCTGATGGATGCAACATTCAGAAACTGTGGAACACGACGCCGACCCAAGAACCCGTCGAAAACGACGCGTGGTGGTGGAGCTTGACGACACCAAACCACACGTTAAAAGTTCGACACGTACGTCCAATTGCCGTTGAGCTTGCGCTGTTGCAGGCAATGGCAATGCTAAACAACGTCACCAGTGACGTGCAAACCTAGCAGCCAATCGATGCACTACGTGGCAACCTGTGTAAGAACCGTGAGTCGACGTCACACGTCAGTACCTGCGACTGCCAGTGACCGCTCATACAAAATCCTGGAAGAATTAGCCAATCAGCAATCCCTGCTTGGTATTATCCGGTCGAATCGCCCCCATCGAGCTGAGAGCATCAGAGAAATGGCCACTGTCCACGAAGCCCCCATCGATGGCGACGGCCGGAGACGACCTCACGCGCGCCGCGTGCTGGTGTTCCCGCTGCCGTTCCAGGGCCACATCAACCCGATGATGCAGCTCGCCGACGTGCTTCACTCCCGGGGCCTCGGCGTCACCGTGCTTCACACCCGGTTCAACGCGCTCGACcccgcgctccaccccgagttCACCTTCGTCGCCGTGCCCGACGGCATCCCCGCCGACATCGCCGCGACGGGgagcatcatctccatcatcctcgccatgaacgCAGCCATGGAGGCGTCCGGGGCGGTCCACGACGTCCTAGCGTCGGTGCTCGCCGATGAACCCGCCGCGTGCCTCTTCATCGACGCCAACCTCCTGGCCGTGCAGAAGGCCGCCGCAGCGCTCGGGCTCCCCACCATGGTGCTGCGCACCGGCAGCGCCGCCTGCTTCAGCTGCTTTCTGGCTTACCCCATGCTTCACGAGAAGGGTTATCTGCCTCCAAAAGGTACTGACTCCAAATTCATCTCGCGATCTCGCTAATTACCTGCTACGTACCCTTGATTGCCATATCAGTGATCTTATGGTAATTACAGAAGTCAAGTCGAAATTTGTAGCGGTTAATCAATTAGAACAGATGCTGAAAAAATACGTCTGTTTCAGAATCGCAGCTCTGCACACCGGTGCAGGAGCTGCCGCCGCTGCGTGTCAAGGACCTATTCTTGTCGAGCAGCAACAACCATGAAATGGTGCGCAAGGTCTTGGCCAGAGCCACCGAGACAGTGAGGAACTCCCACGGGCTCGTCATCAACACGTTCGAAGCTCTGGAAACCGCCGAACTTGACAGGATCCGGAGGGAGGTAGATGCCGCTGTCGTGCTCGCGGTCGGCCCGCTCCACAAGCTCTCCACCCGGGGCACGGGGAGCAGCCTGCTGCAGCAGGACCGTAGCTGCATCGAGTGGCTGGACAGGCAGGCGGCGGGGTCCGTGCTGTACGTGAGCTTTGGgagcttggcgtccatggactccGGCGAGCTCTGGGAGGTTGCGTGGGGGCTGGCCAACAGTGGCCAACCATTTCTATGGGTTGTCAGACCGGACCTCGTACGGGGATCGGACGGGACAGGTCTGCCGGAGGGATTTGATCGTGCGGTGGACGGCAGGGGCAAGGTGATCCCATGGGCCCCGCAGCAGGAGGTGCTGGCCCACCCGGCAGTGGGTGGGTTCTGGACCCACAACGGCTGGAACTCGACATTGGAGAGCATCAGCCAGGGCCTCCCGATGATCTGCAGGCCTCAGTTCGCGGACCAAATGATGAACACGAGGTACGTGGAGACAGCATGGGGCGTAGGTTTTGAACTTGAGGGTGAGCTCGAGAGAAACAAAATTGAGGAGGCAATTCGAAATCTAATGAAGGGGAGCAACGGAGAGACGATGTTGGAAAGAGCCAGAGAGCTTAAGAAGAAAGTAGCAACTTGCTTAGAGAGTGACGGGTCTTCTGTGTTGGCCATTGACAAATTGATTGATTATATATCATCTCTCTAGTATTTGTGTTGCGTTCCATCTAAATAAATGATGTATGAAGCTACGCTTTAGTCAAATTACCTCATTCTCATTTTCAAGCAGCGGGGTATCCACCTATGATCTGTTATCTTTCCATTTGTAAAATAGCAGCGTGGACATTCCTTAGTACTCTTtgtcccatgaaacatgtcttaaGTCTTAGGCAAAAGTTAAGACATGTTTGatggaacggaggaagtattatggatcggagggagtatgtgaATTGTAGCCCTTTTGTGGTGGTAGTTCATATGCCCTTAGCAAGATGACACAAGGTGCTATTGACATTCACAAAATAAAAGGTACTATTGACATTGCAAACCCTGTCGTTGGGTTTTCAAAGTTCTCTCGGTTAATCTTGTTTCTTCGGTGGATGTTTTCAATATGATGGGAGAGCTTTTGATGATAAGATTCTTTTACTAGAGAAAAAAAGGAATGAAACCATTATCAATtactatcattgttcaaaaaatcgACCAAATCAGCGATTAATAGATTGATTAATCACTATTCGGGACCTAGCCGTGTCGGTTACCACTAATCTaatgtgttaatcctttagcccgagtAATTGCTCTAATCTAAGAGTCTGATTACTATATATGTTCACGATTAATACTACACTTGCACTtgcacttggtcaaaaaagttacaaaaTTTTCAACACCCGCTAACCCTGTCCCAATCAAGTAGGTTTTGCGAAGCTCCCACTCGATTTTCGTTGTCACCAACCACACCTGAATTAAAGAAGCTCGACCATCTTGAGGAGCTCGCCTGGGAGCTTGAGGCTACCTTCAATAGGGTAGGTGGCCGAGGTTCAAGAGGGGTCATACCCTGgataggtggtgggagaagagaAACTCCAGAGGTGAGAGGAGGAGAAACTGAAGGAAGAAACATGATGTCGGCTACTGGATCCTAAGCCGCTCATGAGCTTAAAAAT contains:
- the LOC124701424 gene encoding UDP-glycosyltransferase 76B1-like is translated as MHYVATCVRTVSRRHTSVPATASDRSYKILEELANQQSLLGIIRSNRPHRAESIREMATVHEAPIDGDGRRRPHARRVLVFPLPFQGHINPMMQLADVLHSRGLGVTVLHTRFNALDPALHPEFTFVAVPDGIPADIAATGSIISIILAMNAAMEASGAVHDVLASVLADEPAACLFIDANLLAVQKAAAALGLPTMVLRTGSAACFSCFLAYPMLHEKGYLPPKESQLCTPVQELPPLRVKDLFLSSSNNHEMVRKVLARATETVRNSHGLVINTFEALETAELDRIRREVDAAVVLAVGPLHKLSTRGTGSSLLQQDRSCIEWLDRQAAGSVLYVSFGSLASMDSGELWEVAWGLANSGQPFLWVVRPDLVRGSDGTGLPEGFDRAVDGRGKVIPWAPQQEVLAHPAVGGFWTHNGWNSTLESISQGLPMICRPQFADQMMNTRYVETAWGVGFELEGELERNKIEEAIRNLMKGSNGETMLERARELKKKVATCLESDGSSVLAIDKLIDYISSL